The region ACAAGTATCCATTATGAGCAGCGTTCCCTGCTGGGGCCTTGGAGGTAGGGCTGGCCCACTCTCCAAAGGTGGGGTCTGGAGTATGGACCAGAGCTGAAGGCAGGTGTCTGGCACTGAGGTTTTAGTCCCTGATCTACCTGCCCCATGAAAGGGCTTTGAGACCCCCacctgggagaaggaagaggggcaCTCTGCAAAGGGGTCGTAAGTCCAGACCCTGCCCTCAGGAAGTGTGTACTGTAATGGAAAGTGGAGGAACAGGCTGTGTGGTGGTGGGGACCATGCCTGGTGGACAGAGTGCTGCCACATGGGCTCTGGTGGGTCAGTGCAGGTCCCAGGCCTGAGTGAGGCCTGGGGGTGTCCACTGGCACAATCGAATTAATGGCTAACAATTatgaagcacttactctgtgccaggcaagaATCCAAGCACTTCATAGGGATTAATACTCCTAGAAAATGGAATCCCCACTTTACAGGTCAGGAAACTGAGTCCCATAGaagcccagagcctggctgaacgtcacacagctggtgagtggtggagagccaggattcaaaccaccTCTGAGCTACACTAGGAGCTGTGGCCTAACCCCACCCATGTGTCTCCAAAATGGAAGGCTGGCTGGAAAGGTACCtaacaagtgctcaataaatatctgctaAATTAGTGAATTCAACAAATTTGTGCCTGTCCGGAAATCTCTATTCCACCAGCCTCAGTGCCGACAATTCTAGGAAATGCTACAACTCGGCTAGTattctcaccaccaccaccaccaccacccagtgCGCTGCCATCTCCGGGTTTGGTTAATGATCACAACAGCCAAACTTGCAAGGGGAACATTatcacctcattttacagaggggaaaacAGAGACCTCTGAACCAGAAGACAGATCTGACTGCGCCATTTCAGGCTGCCTGTACAGGctgctgcctttaaaaaaaatgcaagtaCCCCTGGGAAGGGTAGTATGTAAAATGTTATTGTCACTTACAGTTACTGGTAAAGGCATTTCTCAGCTTCTAAAGGTCACAGTCCTGAGCTAAGGGGAAGGGTTTTGGGGGGGGCATTGAAGAGGAAGAAGTTCATGATTTTGAGGCCCTGGGGGTTGAAAGAAAGCTGGGTGGGGAGAGTGCCAGAAGAGAGTGGTGGGTGTGAAAAGGAAGTGGGGTAGGGCTTGAAAATAGACCTTCAGTACTTCCTACTTTTTCTAGCAGTGTCTGCAGCTTGAGAGCGAAGAGGTTGGCTATGTTCCAGAGACACTGCGTGACCTCCAAGGGGCCTGGGCTATCTCTGGAGCCACTGGTCCCCAGAGTTCTCTGCTTCGACATCCGCCCATCTCTGCATCTGGGCTGAGTGTATAGAAGGGGCTTGGTGGTGACAGGATCAGGGCACTCTGGACCTCAGCCCCCACCACAGTGAGGGGACAGGTGAACACTAGTTGAATCCTTAAATGTAGCAGACCTGGAAGTCCCCTGAGCTGCTCAAGGCACAGAGGTGGCCCCATACTCCCTCAGGCCAGGGAATATGCAGCCCAGAGCTGGTCACGGGCACAGCTAATCTCCCCTGAAGCTCACAGGATCCCAAGTGCCTCCTCCCATCAATCCCGAGCCCCAGCAGGGACATCCCTGGCTGTCAGTGAAGGAAGAGCCTCTGTTCACTGAGCCCCTATTGTGAGCCAGTTGCTGCCAGGCACCTCACAcactttctcatttaatcctcacaatggcAGATGAAACAGGAGCTCGGGGGCGAATCTGTTTGTCCAGAGTCACCCAGAGCCTGACTGGAATCCAGGCTTGCTAGCTCTCACCTCTACTCCCATCACCTTGCTGAGTGAGGGAAGTCCTGTCCCAGCATCACTGCCTCTTGAAGGCAGGGGGCTGGTGGAGAGGGCTTGGCCATGCCAGGCCAGCCTGTAGACTCCTAAGACCCTGGACTCCTGATAGCTCCTGAGTGCCTCCCTTCTCTACAGGGACTCCCTCCTTCGGCTCCTGGTGCCCAGGTTAGAGGATGGaacaggaaggaggggaggcagggaaggataAGGGGAGGTCAGATCAAGCTGGGGAAGTCAGCCTGCTTGTCTTTCTACTCCAGGACCAAAGCTAAGGGGGAAAATGTCAGTGGGGTTTGGGGGACATCGGAGGGAAGAGCCCAGCAAGGCACCATCGGCTGTGATAGCTCAGGGGCGCTCGGGCCCATATGTGTGGGCCAGGCATGGAGGAGCTTGCTGGGACCTGGGCGGGGCTGCGAGGCTGGCAACAAACTGTCCGGGACTTTTGGCTGCTTCATGGTCACTTCCCCCGAGTCCACCTGCCAGGCCCAAGGGCCTTGCTGGGGTGCTCCACGAGGACCCCTTCCACAGCAGCCCTCCTCTCTGACTGGCTGGTTCCTCTGTCTCCCTTGGCTCTTCTGCTGCCCTGATGGGCCTGGACTTTCCTGGACCCTCACGTAGGGCCTGTACCCGGGGCCTCCTCTTGGGGGACGCTGCTGGGGCTTTCTCCCTCTGAGGCGGCAGGTGTGGCTGGGTTCACAGGGACCTCTGGGGTGGAATCCATGGATGGGGTGGAATCCATGGATGGGGCAGAGGAGGCTTCATCGCAGGGGCTGGGGACTGGGCTGGCAGTGGGCCCAGGGGTCTGGGCCTCGGGgcttgcctggggctgggccaCAGGATCCAGCTGGGGCTGGGCCTCATGGTTCTCCTGTGGCTGGGCCCTGGGGTTCAGCTGAGGCTGGACCACTGACTCTGACTGTGGCTGACTCATACGGTTTGCCTGTGGCTGAGCCATGGAATCCAACCGTGGCTGGGCCACGGGGTTCTCCTGTGGGGGGGGCATGGGGTTCACCTGTGGCTGAGCCTCAGCCGTGAGCCCTGGCAGAGTCTGATCACCAGAGTCCACGTGGGTCTGTGGCTCAGCTGGCGTGAAGCTGCCTGGCCGCTCCTCACAGACAGCTGCCGCGAAGGAGGAGAGCAGCTCGCGCAGCAGGGCCCGAAGGTCGGCGCtggccaggaggcagaggaaggggctGAGGCAGCTGTTGAGCAGGATCAGGTAGTCAGAGTAGACCAGAGCCTCCCAGAGCAGGTAGCCGGGGTAGATGTCCCACAGGAAGGCCAGGTACAGCAGCTGCGCCAGTTGGTAGGGCAGCCGCAGGACCACATAGGCTGACAAAATGGTCTTGGCCACACGGGCAAAGCCACGGCAGGCCATGGACCTAGGCTGGTGGCAGTGGCAGGTCCTGCAGGCAGCGGCCTGGGTAAGCATGTGGCAGACGAGCAAcaggagaaaaggcaggaagcCCCCCAGGATCTCCAGCATCCGCAGCGGCAGCTCCTCGCTGTCCCAGAAATCCAGGCAGATGACCAGGTCGTACCACCAGACGGCggcctcagggaagacaagccaggGCACGCTGAAGAGGGTGGCCAGCACCCAGACCCCGGCAGAGACCCAGAGGGGCAGGCGGGCTGGGCGATGACCAGGGTACCAGCGTGGGCACAGCGCCAGGAGGCAGCGGTCCAGGCTGAGGGCTGCCAGTAGGAAGAGGCCGGAGGAGTAGGACACACCCCACAGGAAGTAGTAGAAGCGGCAGGCAGCCGTCCCCAGAGGCCAGTGCCCTCCATGCTGGATCTCCAGGATCTGGAAGGCTGCTGCCGCCAGGAACAAAAAGTCAGACAAGGCTAAGCTGAGCAGGAGCAGGGCGAGCCGTGTGCCTGCTCCCTGCCGGGCCTGCGAGCCAGCCAGCCACGCCATGAGCCCATTGGCTGGCAGCCCCAGGAGCAGTAGGGCCACCAGGAAGACCGTGTCCCAGCCACCCTGGGGGTAGTAGTCCTCGTCTTCAAGCTCTGTACGGGACCCGTGACCCACGGCACCCAGGTTAGCTTCCATTGCAGTGTCCATCTGAGGTCCCCAGTGTACCACCGGACATGGAGTGGGCACCTGGTAAATCAGTGAAAGCATGAATGACTGATGAGAGAGAGGATGCTGTGCCTCTCCATGCAAGTCACTATTTCTCTCTGGTCCAACATCATTACCTTTGGTGTGATAATCTTTTGCCAGAGTCTTTAAATAGATTGCTTCACCTAGTCCTCATAAAATCCACTCTACAGGTAAGGAGAGGAAGGTTCCCAAGGTCAGAGGTAGGAATGTGGGCACCAGAATTCAGACCAACCATTCTGCTACAGGGCATCCCATTGTGTCCAAATAGACTAAACCAgaggttttaaatatatttcaataaaatattatagtGGGATTCTTTTATGAACTAAAAGGGTGTGCTCAGATTAAAGGAGGGAGAGCATCCTTAGGGCTCCAGGGAACACAGTTTAAAAGCCCCTTGGTCAGAGCATCGCAGGTTCCTTTTTTTCTGGCATCCTGGATTCAAGAGTGTAAGAGTCGAAGTGGGGAGGGCTCAGGGTCCCGTGGGCTGGTAAAATCCAAGGGTGGGTAAGGAGTCTGGGGCAGAGGATGGCTCTCATTTGTTCCGTGGGGCTACTAAACAGAAAAGGGGGCAAGAGGCTCAGCAGTGTGGCCAGGATAAGGGTGACTGGGTCCTAAGAGGCCTGCTGCCCCCGCCCCACCTTCCCTAGCTGGGGGAGGGAGTTTCCCTCTGAAGGTAGGGAAACCAGATGCCCCAGAAAGGCTCCATACTGCCTGTAGCCCATGGCTCCGGCCACTTGACCTTTAGCCTAATGGTCTCCCCACCCCTAGTGCTCTTACTCAGGCAGTCCCCAACTCTGCCAGCTCCAACCCCTACTGGATCAGAGCCCTGGGCTCCCTGGGCCCCGACTGGTGAGGTCTGGCTTACCTGTGAAGTGCAGGCTGCTGGCTGGAAGGAGCACGgcgtgcctgcctgcctgcccggaGGTCTAGCTGTCCACACGGCCCCACGCCGGGGCCTGCTGCATGGCGCCCGGCGGCACGAAGGCGGCCGGCATGAAACCCAAGCTGAGAGGACATCAATCATTCATGGGGCTG is a window of Vicugna pacos chromosome 10, VicPac4, whole genome shotgun sequence DNA encoding:
- the GPR152 gene encoding probable G-protein coupled receptor 152; protein product: MDTAMEANLGAVGHGSRTELEDEDYYPQGGWDTVFLVALLLLGLPANGLMAWLAGSQARQGAGTRLALLLLSLALSDFLFLAAAAFQILEIQHGGHWPLGTAACRFYYFLWGVSYSSGLFLLAALSLDRCLLALCPRWYPGHRPARLPLWVSAGVWVLATLFSVPWLVFPEAAVWWYDLVICLDFWDSEELPLRMLEILGGFLPFLLLLVCHMLTQAAACRTCHCHQPRSMACRGFARVAKTILSAYVVLRLPYQLAQLLYLAFLWDIYPGYLLWEALVYSDYLILLNSCLSPFLCLLASADLRALLRELLSSFAAAVCEERPGSFTPAEPQTHVDSGDQTLPGLTAEAQPQVNPMPPPQENPVAQPRLDSMAQPQANRMSQPQSESVVQPQLNPRAQPQENHEAQPQLDPVAQPQASPEAQTPGPTASPVPSPCDEASSAPSMDSTPSMDSTPEVPVNPATPAASEGESPSSVPQEEAPGTGPT